Proteins encoded by one window of Flavobacterium sp. N502540:
- a CDS encoding tetratricopeptide repeat protein — MEQKLINLIKTNHDAYYVSRGFYYQYLTVLHKWVNHYINGNDTVVSTEVGNDIKEVGEKLVYTQVKSYKAPFSLQSPILKKELFTFFVQYLEEKESNPELEFHFFTNTSLTKNETLLAAWIKAQPLIKSPLLIQCRKKIKEILKKELKALRKKKLEDKTKDEKEKLEIKLSFTTLLSTLENDDLMDNFMKSIQWFFAEETPAESIITLHNSVLEDLKHEKFEGHPPVIMLEALLSEICRCSQLEDSESRKVDNSLMVSIIAKKEDQIKSMVNNSLLKLLDVRFFSLKKKVEKIEETTVLHNNLLTKHSSQLNSLIEEYEKKQPVTFPKDLTLIPYVIPSDIIGREDELDILKENLKKNKLINLSGVGGIGKTTLASLYISVFRNEYDHLIWLDAETGIFDGFILNDNLMRNLSISTLGTTRSELNEIIQKLNNIQGNGLLIINDLVCEDKENISNLKSLYNWHIIITSRLRTDIGKLQQTHHLSFDNACLLYRTFEPTRNSDEDTFRAFFEFIEYNTLVIILAAKTIHLSFDLTLKTFLEYLQEQKLDDKEIEVDIEVGDLNVNLLSILEKTFSISSLNQDERYYMEFFALLPAGGITMQDIVLLYGKDYEKNNKIEFTKAINLLHKKGLITRTGNNIKMDMVFQESVLYQLRKDKGAFLSQMFHIPFLRARIQEGAQGDPAQAVRFAQYGQSVLRKIKEDFREPIYQPMLILENEVLNVQNWLQNPENLINKWEDLAVRASAKLNPEDFNLGTIFHNYALTLAGIGRKDEASEYFNKSITIFKSAKGSAHASHLLNMICNKAYLYLHLDDLKGFKDSFQELMDLRKIYDLWYDVTFPIQCHLLGTAYKNYGDFSEARKKFSMAVNAHQELPDESRNDLTLVIYLCDLAYCHLMDREIETAEKAAVWAVNIIHRLKIKEGKMFTAVVEILICISDFKGETENSAKLKKILIKAKNKNN, encoded by the coding sequence ATGGAACAAAAGCTCATTAACCTCATTAAAACCAACCATGATGCTTATTATGTGAGCAGAGGTTTTTACTATCAGTACTTGACTGTACTTCATAAATGGGTAAATCATTATATCAACGGTAATGACACGGTGGTTTCAACTGAAGTTGGAAACGACATTAAAGAGGTAGGCGAAAAACTAGTTTATACTCAGGTCAAAAGTTATAAAGCGCCATTCAGTCTTCAAAGCCCTATTCTCAAAAAAGAGCTTTTTACATTTTTTGTACAGTATCTCGAGGAAAAAGAAAGCAACCCAGAGCTGGAGTTCCATTTTTTTACCAATACTTCGCTGACTAAAAACGAAACTCTACTAGCGGCATGGATAAAAGCTCAACCTTTGATTAAAAGTCCGCTGCTCATACAGTGCCGAAAAAAAATAAAGGAGATTTTAAAAAAAGAACTCAAAGCTTTACGCAAGAAAAAACTCGAAGACAAAACAAAAGACGAAAAAGAAAAACTGGAAATAAAATTAAGTTTTACAACACTTCTATCAACGCTGGAAAATGATGATTTGATGGATAATTTTATGAAGAGCATACAATGGTTTTTTGCAGAAGAAACACCTGCTGAAAGTATTATTACACTTCATAATAGCGTTTTAGAAGATTTGAAACATGAAAAATTTGAAGGTCATCCACCCGTGATTATGTTAGAAGCCCTGCTTTCTGAAATCTGCCGCTGCTCACAACTGGAAGACAGCGAAAGCAGGAAAGTAGATAATTCTTTAATGGTCTCAATTATTGCTAAAAAGGAAGATCAAATTAAGAGCATGGTCAATAATTCTCTTCTAAAACTTCTTGATGTACGATTTTTTAGTCTGAAAAAAAAAGTCGAAAAGATTGAAGAAACTACAGTATTGCATAATAACCTGCTAACAAAACATTCCTCGCAGTTAAATTCATTAATAGAGGAATATGAGAAAAAGCAGCCTGTAACATTTCCCAAAGACCTAACTTTAATTCCATATGTTATCCCTTCAGATATAATTGGAAGAGAAGATGAGCTTGACATTCTTAAAGAGAACTTGAAAAAAAACAAACTCATAAACCTTTCTGGTGTTGGAGGAATAGGAAAAACCACGCTTGCCAGTTTATATATATCGGTTTTTCGTAATGAATATGACCATTTAATCTGGTTAGATGCAGAGACTGGAATATTCGACGGCTTCATTCTTAATGACAACCTAATGCGCAATCTGTCCATAAGCACTTTGGGCACAACTCGAAGCGAACTGAACGAGATTATTCAGAAACTCAATAATATACAGGGAAATGGATTATTGATCATAAATGATTTAGTCTGTGAGGATAAGGAGAATATAAGTAATTTAAAAAGCCTTTATAACTGGCATATTATAATTACTTCACGTCTACGCACGGACATAGGAAAATTACAGCAGACGCATCATTTATCGTTTGATAATGCCTGCCTGCTTTACCGTACTTTTGAGCCTACAAGAAATTCTGACGAAGATACATTTAGGGCTTTTTTCGAATTTATAGAATATAATACCTTAGTCATTATACTGGCGGCTAAAACTATACACCTTAGCTTTGACCTCACCTTAAAAACATTTTTGGAATATCTTCAGGAGCAAAAACTAGACGATAAGGAGATAGAAGTAGACATTGAAGTTGGAGATTTAAACGTCAATCTACTTTCTATTCTTGAAAAAACTTTTTCGATAAGTTCACTGAACCAGGATGAACGTTATTATATGGAGTTCTTCGCATTGCTTCCTGCTGGAGGGATCACTATGCAGGATATTGTGCTTCTCTACGGTAAAGACTATGAAAAAAACAACAAAATTGAATTTACAAAGGCAATAAATTTACTTCATAAAAAAGGGCTGATTACAAGAACAGGAAATAATATAAAAATGGACATGGTATTTCAGGAGTCCGTTCTATACCAGCTGCGTAAAGACAAGGGGGCTTTTCTTTCCCAGATGTTCCACATCCCTTTCCTTAGAGCACGAATTCAGGAGGGCGCCCAAGGCGACCCAGCTCAAGCAGTTCGTTTTGCTCAGTACGGCCAATCAGTGCTAAGAAAAATAAAGGAAGATTTTAGAGAGCCAATTTACCAGCCAATGCTGATTTTAGAAAATGAAGTTCTGAATGTTCAAAACTGGCTGCAGAATCCTGAAAATCTAATTAATAAATGGGAAGATCTTGCCGTCAGAGCCTCTGCAAAACTAAACCCCGAAGATTTCAATCTTGGAACTATTTTTCATAACTATGCATTAACACTTGCTGGTATTGGAAGGAAAGATGAAGCTTCTGAGTACTTCAATAAATCCATAACTATTTTTAAATCTGCTAAAGGAAGTGCGCATGCATCACATCTTCTCAATATGATATGCAACAAAGCTTATCTCTATCTTCATCTTGATGATCTAAAAGGTTTCAAAGATTCATTTCAGGAGCTGATGGATTTAAGAAAAATATATGATCTATGGTATGATGTAACCTTTCCCATCCAGTGTCACCTATTGGGAACTGCTTACAAGAATTATGGAGATTTTTCAGAGGCAAGGAAAAAATTTTCAATGGCTGTAAATGCCCATCAGGAACTACCCGACGAAAGCAGGAATGACCTTACTCTAGTTATTTATCTCTGCGATCTGGCTTACTGCCATTTAATGGATCGTGAAATTGAAACTGCCGAAAAAGCTGCTGTATGGGCAGTAAATATAATTCATCGTCTCAAAATAAAGGAAGGAAAAATGTTTACAGCAGTGGTAGAGATACTAATCTGCATTTCAGATTTTAAGGGAGAAACTGAGAATAGCGCCAAATTAAAAAAAATACTTATAAAAGCAAAGAATAAGAACAATTAG